The Arachis hypogaea cultivar Tifrunner chromosome 14, arahy.Tifrunner.gnm2.J5K5, whole genome shotgun sequence genome has a segment encoding these proteins:
- the LOC112744476 gene encoding uncharacterized protein, producing MTKISVLLLCLFFFSASGLVNGSSKHQKIGVFELKKGDLSLKVTNWGATILSLILPDKNGKLGDVILGYKSIKDYTNGTTYFGATVGRVANRIGGAQFTLNGVHYKLVANEGNNTLHGGTRGFNDVLWKVESYKRNAKNPSITFSYHSFDGEEGFPGDLIVTVSYILSGKNHLAIVMKAKALNKATPVNLANHAYWNLGGQNSGNILDEVVQIFGSKITVVDSKLIPTGKFASVKGTPYDFLKPQVVGSRINKLASTKGYDINYVLDSEKKIKLAAIVKDHKSGRVLELYTNAPGLQFYTGNYLSNLKGKGGYVYQSHAGLCLESQAFPDSVNHPNFPSTIVTPQKPYKHLMLFKFSTY from the exons ATGACCAAGATCTCTGTATTGCTCCTatgtctcttcttcttctcagctTCAGGGCTTGTGAATGGTTCTTCCAAGCATCAAAAGATTGGGGTTTTTGAGCTCAAGAAAGGTGACCTTTCTTTGAAGGTTACCAATTGGGGTGCAACAATTTTGTCTCTCATCCTTCCTGATAAGAatg GAAAGTTGGGTGATGTTATTCTTGGATATAAGTCAATCAAGGATTACACT AATGGTACAACTTACTTTGGTGCTACTGTTGGGCGAGTTGCAAACAGAATTGGAGGAGCTCAGTTTACTCTAAACGGAGTTCATTACAAATTAGTTGCTAATGAAGGAAACAATACACTTCATG GTGGAACCAGAGGATTCAATGATGTTCTTTGGAAAGTGGAAAGCTACAAAAGAAATGCCAAGAACCCAAGTATTACCTTCAGTTACCATAGTTTTGATGGTGAAGAAG GATTCCCTGGTGATCTCATAGTTACTGTGAGCTACATTCTAAGTGGGAAAAACCATTTGGCCATAGTGATGAAAGCAAAAGCATTAAACAAAGCCACCCCAGTGAACTTAGCCAACCATGCTTATTGGAACCTAGGAGGTCAAAACAGTGGCAACATTCTTGACGAGGTTGTCCAAATCTTTGGTTCAAAGATCACAGTTGTTGATAGCAAACTGATTCCCACAGGAAAATTTGCTTCAGTGAAAGGAACACCCTATGATTTTCTGAAGCCACAAGTTGTTGGAAGCAGGATTAACAAGCTAGCTTCAACAAAAGGCTATGACATCAACTATGTTCTTGATAGTGAGAAGAAAATCAAGCTAGCAGCAATAGTTAAGGATCATAAATCAGGCAGGGTGTTGGAACTTTACACAAATGCCCCTGGTTTGCAGTTTTATACTGGGAACTACCTTAGTAATTTGAAGGGTAAAGGTGGATATGTGTATCAATCTCATGCTGGATTGTGTTTGGAGAGTCAAGCTTTTCCTGATTCAGTGAATCACCCAAATTTCCCTTCAACTATTGTCACCCCTCAAAAGCCTTACAAGCATCTTATGCTCTTCAAATTTTCCACATATTAG